The sequence GTCCAGAGAAGTCTAGAAGGAGAGCATAGCAAAGGAGTACCAAGGAGCCAAACAACCCCCACAGATATGAGCCAGACACCAGGAGGGCACAGAGTCTTTGTGACATGACCACTGTATAGAACAGAGGATTGTAGATGGCCAcaaagcggtcataggccatcactgctAGCAGGAAGGACTCAGTCACCACTGCAGTGCAGGACAGGAAGTACTGGAGCATACAGCTAAAGTAGAAGATGCTTTTATCTGCCATGACCAAGTTTTCAAGCAGCTTTGGAGTAATGGTAGAGGAGtaacaaaaatcaacaaaagaaagGTGActaaggaaaaagtacatgggggtgtgaaatTTGGGGTTAATCTTGATGATCACTATCATCCCAAGATTCCCTACCACGGTGACACTGTACATGATCAGAAACACAAGGAAAAGAGGAATCTGAAGCTCTGGGTAATCTGTGAATCCCAAGAGGGCAAATGTTGTCTCCACACTCAGGTTTCTTTCAGCCATCACTGTACTTCCTTTGAAGGGAAAGGCGTGGGAGGAGAGTGTTGTTCCTGTCAAAGGGGAAGGTTTATGGGGGTGAATGACAAATATGTTTTGTTATGGTAGAGAAAAGAAAGTGAGAATAAAGAGTTATTGGAACTAGTTCTCTCTCTCCATAAGGAACATGCCTTATGCAAATAGCTGCTATGTGTATGCCAAACCAAGCTGAACATTTACGAATTTCcattgccctttgaaatattagaATACGGGTTTCCATAGAAACACTTGTGATACTGAGTGTGTAGAAGTTATATTCACATGTACATTAGCTTTTTCCTTGCATGCACAAGTACCATCAAAGGCACATAACTGACACTaagcaaatacatacatacatataggaCATACATACAGTACATAAGCTAGCTAGGTTCtgtgaaaaaaaatgtaaaatgtttgtctcaaagaataaaatatactGCTGCTATATTTTGCCTGTATTCTCAaatcaattaaaatatttaaaggaatatGCTTGTATTTTaaggagaaaatgaaatactAAAGAACCTAGGAAAAAAGCAGTGCAATTTCATTAGCACTTTTTATTCCATGAAGACTACTACTTCTTTCGAATATCTTGATTGCCCAGTGGTTGAGGCTAAGGGGGATAATGACTTCATTTTGACATGAGTGGAGTGCCCACTTTATTAGGGTTTATGGCTTAGCTTGATGTAAGGCTTATCTTCTGTTACAACCCAggcattatatatacatacatacatacatacatatatatatatatatatatatgaggagccctggtagagtagAGGTGGCAcggcggttaagagtttggctgctaaccaaaaagatgggctgtttgaatccaccagttgcttcttggaaattctatgggactgttctactttgtcctatagggtcgctatgggtccaAATCAACTGGATGGGAATGGGTTCAGTATTGGTTTGAGTAGAGTCGTGGTTAAAGTGTTCGGGTGCTAACTTAATGGTCAGCGATTCAAAACTCCAGCTTCTCCATGGGATGAAGATATActtgtcagcttccataaagatttacagcctcagaaatcatatagggcagttctactctgtcctataggattgctatgagttgtaattgtcTCAACAGCAGGTGATAAATATAtaggtatatgtgtatgtatatgcacacatacatgtgtacatgcatacatgcacacatgtatgcatgtatacatgcatgtatgtatatatttagcaGTTCCAAGATTTATCAAATTAGAGTTATAACAGGACTAACTAGAAAGTTATGTTTGCATATAAATTATAACTTGTTGACTCAATTCTTAGAAAAGTTTATTTACCAACTTAAGGTGCATATAAAGAGGATAAGGATAAATATCCATTTTTAAGCAGAAAGTTTATTCTATTCTTTGTGAAATTGCTGTCAATGGATAATAAAGATAAATATTTCCATATTAACTTCTCTCTTTAATATGATGGGGCTCAGACTTAGCAGTTACAGTGActtaatattgaaagaaaaatcagagaagaccACAGTTATcacatcaggaaaataatattttcactGGTTCATTAAAAAACCTGAGGCAACTCACCTGCTGCAGAGAAACAGGCCACCACTGTCCTGTTTCTCTGTAAGCCGAGTGTTTCGGGAGCACTGCAGCTATTACATCTACCTCTACAGCCCTTGGGACTCCAACTCTGGGGAATCCCTAGCATCTGTGTCTCAAGCCAATTAATTAAGGCAAGTGCCAGGTTCTTTGTACCATTGTTAATGACTGAAATTTCCTTGTAATCGCATAGAAAATTTGCAGCATGAAGTTGCCTACCAGGCTTTATTTGCACATTACTAAATGTCCTATGGAATTAATAAAACTAAGCTAAGGCAGGATTTCTCACATCAGAGATCCTGGCCACATCTATAATACAATTGCCTAGAATTCTAGGTTATGAACTTTCCTAGGCCCAAATCAGAAGTCCTAGGAATGGGACACAATCATACCCACATTTAAGAAGGAGCTTGGGTGACACGTATAAACATTGAGGCGTAAAAACCACTGCTAAGTGCTAAAATCACATTGGTAAGATGGTAGGatctggtgcttttttttttttttttttaacaatcttggtggcatagtggttaatagtttggctgctaaccaaaaggtcagcagtttgattccaccaggtgctccttggaaaccctgtggagcaattataccttgtcctatagggtcgctatgagtcagaattgacttgactggcaACGGGGTCTTTTTTGGTACATTTAATAGGTTTAGCTCATTCATCCATTAAGTCAACATATGTTTTAATATCTTATCATGCTGATTATTTTACATTTGCCTCTACATGTCCATTTTCtgcttttctgtctctttcagtgtgttcctttgctCTGATATGTATGATATCAGAAGGTTGATATCAACGTTTAAGGTTCTATGTCTTTAGCAGCCGGTATTCTTTCTAAAATGATGTTACTAAGAAGCTATTGGTGTTAGGAAGGAGAGAGTTTGACACATTAGACTGTGAGGTTCATaattatgatttttaatttttgttcccTTGGTTACCCATCAAGACTGTCACATAAAAATCAACATTTTGTCTTCACACTCAGTGATATCATGTTTACCATCACTTCCTGTACAataacaaacatatatatacgGCCTTggggaaaaaggaataaagaacttggTTGAAGTTTAGGGATAGTGCCTCCAGGCTCTTATTGCTAATTCTCCTATATGCATACCCCTAGTCAGTTGTAATTTTTCAGAATTTCTCTGTAACTATGACACCCATATTGCTTAAGTCAGATTGaagaatgtttttttgttttttgtgttttaatcATTCACAATGTCAATATGTGAATCAAGGAATTTGAGTTTTACAGTTTGATGTTtacttattgtattagtttcttaggactgccaaaagaaatcaCCACAAGCTtcgtagcttaaaacaacagaaatttatttgtttGCAGTTCTGGAAGCCAAATGTTTGAATTCATGGTACTGGCAGGGACATGCTCTCTTTGAAGGCATCAGGAGAAAATTCTTCCTTGACTCTTCCAACTTCCGATGGTTCCtcgtgttcctgggcttgtagcaGCATAACTCCAAGTTCTGCCCCCATCtccacatggccttcttccctaTGTGACTCTGTGTCCTTGGCTACTTCTCATAATGAGATTCTCACTGGATTTATGGCCCAGCCTAAGAGAGTATgaaggattcctggtggtgcTGCAGTTAAGAACATGgcccaaagtttggcagtttgaatgcaccagctgctctacaggacaaagatgtagcagtctgcttccataaagattacagccttggaattcctgtggtgcagttctactctgtcctatagggttggtatgaatgGGAATTGATTCCGTGGCAATCAGTTTTCATTTTAAGGAGGTATGATTGTATTTTTAATCTTAGCTTAACTatgtcttcaaagaccctatttccaaaaaggtCATATTCTGAAGTTCTAAGTGGGTATGAGTATTTTGTGGggagacactattcaatccactaCACTTGATTCACTTCACATACAATTCAAAACTATTTTGCTAAAGATTCAAGTAACTGGAAATCAAATTATCAGATAACTGGTGTATTGCAATAGATGTAAAATTCAGATGGGTACATTGACTAGATAATTTGAATTAGCATCTCTTCTAGAGACACTGAACAATATTGAACATCATAAAGCAAATTCTTTCCATAAATAAATCAATCTTCAAGATTGTGTTGTGCTGTTCATTAACTTTCTGACAGTCTCCTTCACATCTTTGTTCCTGAGACTGTAGATcagggggttcagcatggggatgACCACTGTGTAAAGCACAGATCCTACTTTGACGATGAGCCATGAGGTTTTGGAATGGGGTACACAATAGAGGAACAGGACAGTCCCATGGAAAATGGTGATGGCGGTCAAGTGGGAAGCACAGGTAGAGAAGGCTTTTTGGCATCCCCCGTCGGAAGGCATTTTTATGAcagtaatgaaaatgaaaatataagtagTGAGGATGATCATCAGGCTGCTCACCTCATTGAACATGGCAATGACAAAACAAAGCACCTGGTTGATATAGGGATCAGAGCAGGAGACAGAAACAATGACAGAGTGCTCACAGACAAAGTTATTTATGATAGTAGAACCACAGAAGGATAACGCCAGAAGAAAATAAGTGAGTGTCAGGGAAGCAACTATACCCCATGCATAGGGCCCGGCCACTAATGATGCACAGATCTTTGGGGACATGACAACGGTGTAAAGCAGGGGGTTACAAACTGCCACAaaacggtcataggccatcactgccaATATGAATGTTTCTGCAATTGCAAATATACAAGCCAAGAAGAACTGCATGATGCACCCTGTGAAGGAGATGGTTCTGTCTCCCACAACCAAGTTTTCTAATAGTTTGGGTGTAACTATACTGGAGTAACAGAAATCAACAAAAGACAAGtgactgaggaaaaagtacatgggggtgtggagtcTGGGGTTGATCCTGATGATCACAATCATGCCCAGGTTCCCCACCACAGTGACCATGTAGATGGCCAGGAACACCGTGAAGAGGGGCACCTGGAGGTCTGGGTATTCTGAGAAGCCCAAGAGGGTGAATGTGGCTTCAGtactctgatttccttcagttaaTGCCATGATTGTTGCTAGAGAAATTCTGAagtaaagataataaaaattagtaacAATATTAATGATAATAACATACTTAtataacatttaccatttcaaataTTGAGCTAAAACATTAAAATGTATCAATTAATTTACATCTCCAAGTAACACTATAAACTATAAAACAGGTAGCCCCATAATTTCCTTAAGAAAACTGATGTATATGTAAGTGAAGGACCTTGTTTAAGATTACACAGTATAGTCAGTGATGAGCTGGATTTTGAACCCAGGAAATTGTTCTTGAGTGACAGAACTTAAGTAGTTTTCTTCAAGATAGCAGTTTCAGAAAACATGTGCATTTCACCATTCTGTCATTCTAAAAGTTCATGTTTATTAATAGTactaagaaaacaaagaatgtaAATTTAGTGCTAAAGGAAAAATTATAAAGGTAAGATCAGAAGAGGTAGGAGACATAAGACCACCATCATTAGAATACTGAGACTGAGACTCATAAGAGATAGCCTGGCTCAGGAAAACAGCATTTGTAAATGCCCACAATATTGTTTGAATTTTGCAAAAAATACATGGATGTTTAAGGGGATATGCAGGTTgcatattgctgttgagtcctattcatagtgaccctaaaggacatagTAGAATGGCTggcacaggttttccaaggctgtaatctttaaggaaacaaacTGTCCTATCTCTTCCTGCTGTTAGGTTTGTGAGTTCGAAACACTCACTTCTCAGTTAGCACcaaagcacttagccactgcttCCCCAGAGCTTCTTAAAGGAGACATAACCTTGTATATCTACAAGTTATTCTTTGATTCTTTCCTGAATGTACAATTACTTTAGGGTTCTAAAATTAATGTAACACCCTGGTAAAAACAATGAGCTTACATTTTTTTTGACATATTGCTCTTTTAGtcctgtgttttcattctcattttagtCCTTTCTTATTTAGTCATCTGATGCCCTTCGAATACTCATGTGGTCCACTTCATCATTATTTTTAACTCTccgttattta comes from Elephas maximus indicus isolate mEleMax1 chromosome 7, mEleMax1 primary haplotype, whole genome shotgun sequence and encodes:
- the LOC126080481 gene encoding olfactory receptor 5D14-like, with the protein product MAERNLSVETTFALLGFTDYPELQIPLFLVFLIMYSVTVVGNLGMIVIIKINPKFHTPMYFFLSHLSFVDFCYSSTITPKLLENLVMADKSIFYFSCMLQYFLSCTAVVTESFLLAVMAYDRFVAIYNPLFYTVVMSQRLCALLVSGSYLWGLFGSLVLLCYALLLDFSGHNVINHFFCEYTALIAVSSSDIRIPHLLLFGFATFNEVSTLLIILTSYVFIFVTVLKIRSASGRRKAFSTCASHLTAITIFHGTILSLYCVPNSKHSRQTVKVASVFYTVVNPMLNPLIYSLRNKDVKDAFWKLIGAKVLFH
- the LOC126080482 gene encoding olfactory receptor 5D13-like; translation: MALTEGNQSTEATFTLLGFSEYPDLQVPLFTVFLAIYMVTVVGNLGMIVIIRINPRLHTPMYFFLSHLSFVDFCYSSIVTPKLLENLVVGDRTISFTGCIMQFFLACIFAIAETFILAVMAYDRFVAVCNPLLYTVVMSPKICASLVAGPYAWGIVASLTLTYFLLALSFCGSTIINNFVCEHSVIVSVSCSDPYINQVLCFVIAMFNEVSSLMIILTTYIFIFITVIKMPSDGGCQKAFSTCASHLTAITIFHGTVLFLYCVPHSKTSWLIVKVGSVLYTVVIPMLNPLIYSLRNKDVKETVRKLMNSTTQS